Proteins co-encoded in one Ruegeria sp. YS9 genomic window:
- a CDS encoding ATP-binding protein has protein sequence MADIIDNSVTSGAGRVEVLAETTTDEPWIAIVDDGSGMTEAELIEAMRPGSKNPLAEREGHDLGRFGLGLKSASFSQCRQLTVISRRDGHTSGATWDLDKVAKKNVWNVDLEDDLHGLPAVDRLPETGTIVLWRKLDRLSTNFRHDTAKRSAEINKALSGAERHLRLCFHRYMEGSRPKLKLLLNGRLLAPNDPFATTHKATQVDPEEVLPLVRGEVVTQCYTLPHHKMMSRAEWEELGGPEGHLRSQGFYIYREKRLIIAGSWLGLARQTELTKLSRVRVDIPNTMDADWKIDVRKASAQMPPIVRERLRKIVERLQGTSKRTYQRRGRKLVSEENLPLWNRIQKDGGIVYRPNIEHPSIKGFSDLLPEEFRHGFRACITLLGSGLPVAALHADMLGGAESVESDRSDFADLSEMAETAIRELLKTGMTGSEILKTLCSTEPFVNHKDSVRQLAEEIEQGEH, from the coding sequence ATGGCCGACATCATCGACAATTCGGTCACCTCCGGAGCCGGACGCGTCGAGGTTCTGGCCGAAACAACTACCGACGAACCTTGGATCGCGATCGTCGATGATGGATCCGGCATGACGGAGGCAGAACTCATAGAAGCCATGCGACCGGGTTCAAAAAACCCGTTGGCCGAGCGCGAAGGACACGATCTTGGTCGCTTTGGCTTGGGGTTGAAGAGCGCCAGCTTTTCGCAATGCCGCCAGCTTACTGTGATTTCCCGCAGGGACGGACATACTTCGGGGGCCACTTGGGATCTGGACAAGGTGGCGAAAAAGAATGTCTGGAACGTGGATCTGGAGGACGACCTCCATGGCCTTCCTGCAGTAGACAGACTGCCCGAGACCGGAACAATAGTCCTCTGGCGCAAGTTGGACCGACTCTCGACTAATTTCCGGCACGACACGGCCAAACGATCCGCTGAGATCAACAAGGCGCTGTCGGGCGCGGAACGGCACCTGCGCCTTTGCTTCCACCGCTACATGGAGGGAAGCAGACCCAAGTTGAAACTCCTTTTGAACGGTCGGCTTCTTGCGCCGAATGACCCTTTCGCCACGACCCACAAGGCAACGCAGGTCGATCCGGAAGAAGTTCTGCCCTTGGTCAGAGGCGAGGTCGTTACCCAATGCTATACACTGCCGCATCACAAGATGATGTCGAGAGCCGAATGGGAGGAGCTGGGCGGGCCCGAGGGGCATCTGCGATCGCAGGGGTTCTACATCTACAGGGAAAAGCGCCTTATCATCGCAGGTAGCTGGCTGGGCCTAGCTAGGCAGACCGAGCTGACGAAACTGTCGCGTGTCAGGGTCGACATCCCCAACACGATGGACGCGGACTGGAAGATCGACGTGCGCAAAGCGTCAGCCCAGATGCCGCCCATCGTTCGGGAGCGTCTTCGCAAGATCGTCGAAAGGCTCCAAGGAACCTCCAAACGCACATATCAGCGTCGCGGCCGAAAGCTGGTGTCAGAAGAAAACCTGCCGCTTTGGAACCGCATCCAGAAAGATGGCGGGATCGTGTACCGGCCAAACATAGAACACCCGTCGATCAAAGGCTTTTCGGATCTCCTGCCCGAGGAGTTCCGACACGGTTTTCGGGCCTGCATCACGCTTCTGGGGTCCGGTCTGCCTGTCGCAGCGCTGCATGCCGACATGCTTGGCGGTGCCGAAAGTGTCGAGTCGGACAGGTCGGATTTCGCCGATCTGTCGGAAATGGCCGAAACCGCCATTCGGGAACTACTGAAGACCGGCATGACAGGTTCCGAAATCCTCAAGACCCTGTGTTCAACCGAGCCATTCGTGAATCACAAGGATTCCGTCCGGCAGCTGGCTGAAGAAATCGAGCAAGGAGAACATTAG
- a CDS encoding Z1 domain-containing protein, translating into MSAQLKHLDNVVSQSLAHERKSGDDLRSFIKTMNAALNVNAAPEALEQLARDIEERFGITMGLGATVDDESFRPWLDEAKASIDPYYWDRYKKLLHKNGLPQDVVTGLDQITDRILGRLGNPGLAEKWDRRGMVVGHVQSGKTANYTGLICKAADAGYRLIVVIAGIHNNLRNQTQERIDEGFIGRDTGRLATQGKKGNRAIGVGLFDDRKVPVSLTNTLFDFKKGTASTNTSQIDSYKVPVVLVIKKNHSTLKNLLDWLRENSARGDDQMIDQPMLLIDDEADNASINTKYSKEDITKINSQIRDLLNMFHRSCYVGYTATPFANIFVDPDQYDDVLKEDLFPKHFIVGLDAPSNYFGAKKIFIDGIPDEGDPVWLRTIRDNEDILPIKHKIDRKVDELPESLKEAARAFLIARTIRNLRGQASSHCSMLVNASRFTDVQGRLRNRLHEYLGAILDSLRVNGSRGRDGLRDPQIAALQKTWQREYAEAELDWDPIQSAMLDAVAPAKVVEVNSRSNGLDYSGESPVGQTVISVGGFSLSRGLTLEGLTITWFLRNTMMYDTLMQMGRWFGYRGGYEDLCRIWMPSEAIDWYAHIAEASEELHLELKKMEKAKASPADFGLAVRSHPASLLVTARNKMGSGQKHVLIGLSNAWVETAKISAKPADISANEDAARKFLEGLSSAGFHRSSAKKETGGFLIRDVSVNLIDNFLLAWRNHEQAFLTQTTPIRSYIGERQHDELEKWDVLVTSVSGDTELFDIAGWRVGPQVRSVGYKDLTDHMLSMSGKRARIASRGVEKIGVEPVKAKQAEEEYLQSLKEDGKPESHRPSFPDRIYRQVRDKPLFVLHVVKVRPPEEGDLPHLDRIPDRPVIGWSISFPQSAKPSDRVEYIINTQKFREIYGSDEEDDGAFEDD; encoded by the coding sequence GTGAGCGCACAACTCAAGCATCTGGATAACGTCGTTTCCCAGTCTCTGGCGCATGAGCGCAAGAGCGGCGACGATCTTAGAAGCTTCATCAAGACCATGAACGCTGCTCTCAACGTGAATGCCGCTCCAGAGGCGTTGGAACAGCTGGCTCGCGACATTGAAGAGCGGTTCGGCATAACCATGGGACTTGGCGCAACCGTCGACGACGAGAGTTTCCGCCCCTGGTTGGACGAAGCCAAGGCCAGCATCGATCCTTATTACTGGGACCGCTACAAGAAGCTATTGCACAAGAATGGTCTTCCGCAGGACGTCGTAACCGGTCTGGACCAGATCACCGACCGAATACTTGGGCGGCTAGGCAACCCGGGACTGGCCGAAAAGTGGGATCGCCGGGGCATGGTGGTTGGTCACGTCCAGAGCGGTAAGACGGCGAACTACACCGGGCTCATCTGCAAAGCCGCCGACGCAGGGTATCGGCTTATCGTTGTCATTGCCGGGATCCACAACAATCTGCGCAACCAGACCCAGGAGCGGATCGACGAGGGCTTCATCGGCCGCGACACGGGGCGCCTTGCAACCCAAGGCAAAAAGGGAAACCGGGCCATCGGTGTCGGGCTTTTCGACGACCGCAAGGTTCCGGTGAGTCTCACTAACACCTTGTTCGACTTCAAAAAAGGCACCGCGTCTACCAACACCAGCCAGATCGACTCCTACAAGGTGCCCGTGGTGCTGGTGATTAAGAAGAACCACAGCACTTTGAAGAACCTTCTGGACTGGCTGCGCGAGAACAGCGCACGTGGCGACGATCAAATGATCGACCAGCCCATGCTGCTGATCGATGACGAGGCTGACAACGCGTCCATCAACACCAAGTATTCCAAAGAAGATATCACGAAGATCAACAGTCAGATCCGCGATCTTCTGAATATGTTTCATCGCAGCTGCTATGTCGGCTACACTGCGACGCCTTTCGCCAACATCTTCGTCGATCCCGATCAGTACGACGACGTGTTGAAGGAAGACCTGTTCCCCAAACACTTCATCGTCGGGTTGGACGCGCCGTCGAACTACTTCGGCGCGAAGAAAATCTTCATCGACGGCATCCCTGACGAAGGTGATCCTGTCTGGCTGCGCACCATCCGTGACAACGAAGATATCCTGCCGATCAAACACAAGATCGACCGTAAGGTGGATGAACTGCCTGAAAGCCTCAAGGAGGCAGCCCGAGCATTTCTGATCGCCCGCACCATCAGGAACCTACGCGGTCAGGCATCTTCTCATTGTTCGATGCTGGTCAACGCGAGCCGTTTCACTGATGTCCAAGGCAGATTGCGGAACCGTCTACACGAATACCTAGGTGCGATTCTCGATTCTCTGCGGGTCAACGGATCGCGTGGCAGGGACGGACTACGCGACCCTCAGATCGCCGCCTTGCAGAAAACCTGGCAACGGGAATACGCGGAAGCCGAACTGGATTGGGATCCGATCCAAAGCGCCATGCTGGACGCCGTGGCGCCAGCCAAGGTCGTCGAGGTCAACAGCCGATCCAATGGCTTGGACTATTCCGGTGAATCCCCCGTCGGTCAGACCGTGATCTCAGTCGGCGGTTTCTCACTGTCGCGGGGGCTTACTCTCGAAGGCCTAACGATCACCTGGTTCCTGCGCAACACCATGATGTACGACACCCTGATGCAGATGGGTCGGTGGTTCGGCTACCGCGGCGGGTACGAAGATCTGTGTCGGATCTGGATGCCATCAGAGGCGATCGACTGGTACGCCCACATCGCCGAGGCCAGTGAGGAGCTCCATCTGGAACTCAAGAAGATGGAGAAGGCAAAGGCCTCGCCCGCCGATTTCGGTTTGGCCGTGCGCAGCCATCCTGCATCACTGTTGGTGACCGCGCGCAACAAGATGGGGTCGGGCCAGAAGCACGTGCTGATCGGGCTGTCCAACGCTTGGGTCGAAACGGCCAAGATCAGCGCCAAACCGGCAGATATTTCAGCCAACGAAGACGCCGCCCGGAAATTCCTGGAGGGCCTATCCAGCGCAGGTTTCCACCGGTCTTCAGCCAAAAAGGAAACCGGTGGCTTCCTGATCCGCGATGTCTCGGTGAACCTGATTGACAACTTCCTGCTGGCGTGGCGCAACCACGAACAGGCCTTCCTGACGCAAACCACGCCCATCCGATCCTACATCGGCGAGCGACAGCATGACGAACTGGAGAAATGGGACGTGTTGGTCACCAGCGTTTCCGGCGACACGGAGCTGTTCGATATCGCCGGGTGGAGGGTAGGCCCTCAGGTGCGCAGCGTCGGCTACAAGGATCTGACTGACCACATGCTTTCCATGAGCGGTAAACGTGCTCGTATCGCCTCACGCGGCGTGGAAAAGATCGGTGTCGAGCCGGTGAAGGCGAAACAGGCAGAAGAGGAATACCTTCAGAGCTTGAAAGAGGACGGAAAGCCTGAATCCCACCGGCCTTCATTCCCGGATAGAATATACAGGCAGGTGCGCGACAAGCCGCTGTTCGTGCTCCATGTCGTCAAGGTCCGGCCGCCGGAGGAAGGCGATCTCCCGCACTTGGACCGGATCCCAGATCGGCCCGTCATCGGCTGGAGCATCAGCTTCCCCCAATCCGCCAAGCCGAGCGATCGGGTGGAGTACATCATCAATACCCAGAAGTTCCGCGAGATCTATGGGTCGGATGAAGAGGATGATGGAGCCTTCGAAGATGACTGA
- a CDS encoding helix-turn-helix domain-containing protein, whose translation MATYVERRVLELKPTKSQAEIAAQVGYVNPNMITMIKQGSSKVALDRVPALAKALECDAAYLMRLAIEQSIGLTAAEAVFEVFGEPVTSNELGWLKAIRKASNNTDPRLTSRSETAIKTIFGR comes from the coding sequence ATGGCGACGTATGTCGAACGAAGGGTGCTCGAGCTGAAACCTACCAAGAGCCAAGCCGAGATCGCGGCGCAGGTGGGATACGTCAACCCGAACATGATTACAATGATCAAGCAGGGTAGTTCCAAGGTGGCATTGGATCGCGTCCCGGCTTTAGCGAAAGCTCTGGAATGCGACGCTGCCTACCTTATGCGCCTCGCAATTGAGCAGTCGATCGGCCTGACTGCAGCTGAGGCAGTTTTCGAGGTGTTCGGAGAACCTGTCACGTCGAATGAACTTGGCTGGCTAAAGGCAATTCGCAAGGCCTCCAACAACACCGATCCTCGGTTGACCAGTCGGTCAGAGACGGCGATCAAGACTATCTTCGGGAGGTAG
- a CDS encoding DUF6538 domain-containing protein, producing the protein MAGRVRHLVNRSGRYHARVVVPKDLRGIIGKTELRIPLGGDRREALKLLPGAVTQIQHQIAVAEQKANPNQQPNSPARFPLAPGQIAHSHYHQRMALDDQLRNDPRYSAVGIDDLLVERLRTAIAGNANDAELGELVGAQIERFRAAGNLDAAPGSTEWREIARALCHAELEALAHVAERDEGDFTGKPTASIIVNAQPSENAPTPVSIKQLWKGYVAHRQQAGFMRSGTGRQQPVIDKLVKHLKHDDATRVTKKDLIAWRDCLMNDLSAKTVSDVYLSTIRSLFSWAVENEMLTENPTANVRQAKPKKQHTRERGYVVTEANKVLRASRTYQPNEDERGYVREKSHLVDAKRWAPIICAFTGARISEITQLRKEDVRKIDGHWVVRITPDAGSIKTGGYRDAPLHPQIISEGFIDFVEASNPGPMFHGGTKQEDYSRKAKRIANQVAAWLSKSGLAPEGLLPNHAWRHRFKTQCRELGISDRVVDAIQGHAGKTAGDDYGDVTLTAKINAIEPLPWYELSGN; encoded by the coding sequence ATGGCAGGCAGAGTTCGTCACCTCGTAAACCGTTCCGGACGGTATCACGCACGTGTTGTGGTTCCGAAAGACCTGCGCGGAATCATCGGCAAGACCGAACTGCGTATCCCGCTGGGCGGTGATCGCCGCGAGGCGCTCAAGCTTTTGCCCGGGGCTGTTACGCAGATTCAACACCAGATCGCAGTGGCTGAGCAAAAAGCGAACCCGAACCAGCAACCCAACTCCCCAGCCCGCTTTCCGCTGGCACCAGGCCAGATCGCGCACAGCCACTACCACCAGCGCATGGCCTTAGATGATCAGCTTAGAAATGATCCACGCTACTCTGCAGTTGGCATCGATGACCTGCTGGTCGAACGCCTACGCACCGCCATAGCCGGAAACGCCAATGACGCAGAACTGGGTGAACTGGTCGGTGCGCAGATTGAACGCTTCAGGGCCGCTGGCAACCTTGATGCAGCACCGGGCAGCACCGAATGGCGTGAGATAGCTCGTGCCCTTTGCCATGCGGAGCTAGAAGCACTTGCGCACGTCGCTGAGCGCGATGAAGGCGATTTTACAGGCAAACCCACCGCATCAATCATTGTGAACGCACAGCCCTCGGAAAACGCCCCTACTCCGGTCAGCATTAAACAGCTCTGGAAAGGCTATGTTGCGCACCGTCAGCAAGCCGGGTTCATGCGGTCTGGCACAGGCCGACAACAGCCGGTCATTGATAAGCTCGTCAAACACCTGAAACACGACGACGCCACACGGGTCACTAAGAAAGACCTGATAGCGTGGCGTGATTGCCTGATGAATGATTTGTCCGCCAAGACAGTCAGTGACGTGTATCTCTCAACCATCAGGTCATTATTTTCGTGGGCGGTCGAAAACGAAATGCTGACTGAGAACCCAACTGCCAATGTGCGGCAAGCAAAGCCTAAGAAACAACACACCAGAGAACGCGGCTACGTGGTGACCGAAGCTAACAAGGTCTTGAGGGCCAGCCGCACCTATCAACCCAACGAAGATGAGCGTGGCTACGTCAGGGAAAAATCGCACTTGGTCGATGCAAAGCGATGGGCACCAATCATCTGCGCCTTTACCGGCGCGCGCATATCTGAGATTACCCAGCTTCGAAAAGAAGACGTGCGCAAGATCGATGGGCATTGGGTTGTCAGGATCACGCCCGACGCTGGTTCAATCAAGACAGGTGGATATCGTGACGCCCCGCTGCATCCCCAGATCATAAGCGAGGGCTTCATCGATTTTGTCGAAGCCTCGAATCCCGGCCCAATGTTCCATGGCGGCACGAAACAAGAGGACTATTCACGCAAAGCAAAGCGTATCGCAAATCAGGTTGCAGCATGGCTTAGTAAGTCCGGGCTGGCGCCAGAAGGTTTGCTGCCCAATCATGCGTGGCGGCATCGTTTCAAGACTCAGTGTCGTGAACTTGGTATCTCAGATCGCGTGGTTGATGCCATCCAAGGGCATGCCGGAAAGACGGCAGGTGACGACTATGGCGATGTAACTCTAACAGCAAAGATAAATGCGATAGAACCGTTGCCTTGGTATGAACTGAGTGGGAACTAG